In Microbacterium sp. 1.5R, the following are encoded in one genomic region:
- a CDS encoding ParA family protein, with protein MGPTGRPYHGFATPAPLASHGPARIIALCNQKGGVGKTTTSINLAAALAEYGRKVLAVDFDPQGALSAGLGIQTHDVPTIYDLLLDTKRDAHDAIVHSGVEGLDVMPANIDLSAAEVHLVNEVARETILARVLRQVAGEYDVILIDCQPSLGLLTVNALTAAHGVIIPLECEFFALRGVALLIETIDKVRDRLNPSITMDGLLATMYDPRTLHSREVLERVVEAFGDDVLETVIGRTVKFPDASVSGVPITEFAPEHAAAQAYLRLARELVARGAVA; from the coding sequence ATGGGACCCACCGGGCGTCCCTATCACGGCTTCGCGACCCCTGCTCCTCTCGCCTCGCATGGTCCCGCCCGCATCATCGCCCTCTGCAATCAGAAGGGCGGCGTCGGCAAGACGACGACCTCGATCAACCTCGCTGCGGCTCTCGCCGAATATGGCCGGAAGGTCCTCGCGGTCGACTTCGACCCGCAGGGCGCACTGTCGGCTGGTCTCGGGATTCAGACGCACGATGTGCCGACGATCTACGATCTGCTGCTCGACACCAAGCGCGACGCACATGATGCGATCGTGCACTCGGGTGTCGAAGGCCTCGACGTCATGCCGGCGAACATCGACCTGTCGGCCGCTGAGGTGCACCTCGTGAACGAGGTCGCCCGCGAGACGATCCTCGCCCGTGTCCTCCGCCAGGTCGCGGGGGAGTACGACGTCATCCTCATCGACTGCCAGCCCTCGCTCGGTCTGCTGACGGTCAACGCGCTGACCGCCGCTCACGGCGTCATCATCCCGCTCGAGTGCGAGTTCTTCGCGCTTCGCGGTGTGGCGCTGCTGATCGAGACGATCGACAAGGTGCGCGACCGGCTGAACCCGTCGATCACCATGGACGGCCTCCTCGCCACCATGTACGACCCGCGCACCCTGCACTCGCGTGAGGTTCTCGAGCGTGTGGTCGAGGCGTTCGGGGACGACGTCCTGGAGACCGTGATCGGTCGAACCGTCAAGTTCCCCGATGCATCGGTGTCCGGTGTGCCGATCACCGAGTTCGCTCCGGAGCACGCTGCCGCGCAGGCGTACCTGCGACTGGCGCGGGAGCTGGTCGCCCGTGGCGCTGTCGCCTGA
- a CDS encoding pseudouridine synthase: protein MSGFETPEGIRLQKVLSAAGVASRRVIEQYIVEGRIRVNGVTVTELGRRVDPETDLIDVDGTAVQLDVSKRYVMLNKPTGVVSSMRDENDRPDLRRFTEDYEERLYNVGRLDAETSGLLVLTNDGDLAHVLAHPSFGVTKVYIAKVEGEVTAQTISKLTRGIELDDGPIAADKARLLDTSRGSSLVELTLHSGRNRIVRRMLAAVGHPVTELVRRQFGPLHLGTLPVGKTRELTKIELGALLTLSRRDSGVAEAPGEQQENE, encoded by the coding sequence ATGAGCGGCTTCGAGACACCAGAGGGCATCCGCCTGCAGAAGGTGCTGTCGGCGGCAGGCGTGGCCTCGCGACGCGTGATCGAGCAGTACATCGTCGAAGGGCGCATCCGTGTCAACGGCGTGACCGTCACCGAGCTCGGCCGTCGCGTCGACCCGGAGACCGATCTCATCGATGTGGACGGCACCGCTGTTCAGCTCGACGTGTCGAAGCGCTATGTGATGCTGAACAAGCCCACCGGGGTCGTCAGCAGCATGCGGGACGAGAACGATCGCCCCGATCTGCGCAGGTTCACCGAGGACTACGAGGAGCGGCTCTACAACGTCGGGCGGCTCGACGCGGAGACCAGCGGGCTGCTCGTGCTGACCAACGACGGAGACCTCGCTCACGTGCTCGCTCACCCGTCGTTCGGCGTGACCAAGGTCTACATCGCCAAGGTCGAAGGCGAAGTGACCGCGCAGACGATCTCGAAGCTCACCCGGGGCATCGAGCTCGACGACGGTCCGATCGCGGCAGACAAGGCGAGGCTGCTCGACACCTCTCGCGGGTCGAGTCTCGTCGAGCTGACACTGCACTCCGGGCGCAATCGCATCGTCCGACGGATGCTGGCAGCGGTCGGCCACCCGGTGACCGAACTCGTGCGCCGCCAGTTCGGCCCGCTGCACCTGGGAACCCTCCCGGTTGGGAAGACGCGCGAACTGACTAAAATCGAACTCGGCGCACTCTTGACTCTGTCGCGCCGTGATTCCGGTGTCGCCGAGGCGCCAGGCGAGCAACAGGAGAACGAGTGA
- the cmk gene encoding (d)CMP kinase, translating to MTDFIAIDGPAGSGKSSVSKAVARALGFGYLDTGSAYRALAWHVLDRGADTADAAAVLDAVSHFPVRLGLDPDDRTVLVGEVDVTDAIREPSVSSAVSGVARVPEVRDRVNRLFRTLVAEAPYPAVVVEGRDITTVVAPDAPVRILLTAAPEVRAARRAGELAGENAEAVAAALHKRDASDSAVVDFLNAADGVEVVDSTELDFTQTIDAVLAVIERIRGVHHG from the coding sequence ATGACTGATTTCATCGCGATCGACGGGCCCGCCGGCTCCGGCAAGTCCAGCGTGTCCAAGGCGGTCGCTCGGGCTCTGGGCTTCGGCTACCTCGACACCGGCTCCGCGTACCGCGCTCTCGCCTGGCATGTGCTGGATCGAGGCGCCGACACGGCGGATGCCGCGGCGGTGCTCGACGCCGTCTCCCACTTCCCTGTGCGCCTCGGCCTCGACCCCGACGATCGCACCGTGCTCGTCGGAGAGGTCGACGTCACGGACGCGATCCGCGAACCATCGGTCTCGAGCGCGGTGAGCGGCGTCGCCCGTGTGCCCGAGGTGCGGGACCGGGTCAATCGTCTCTTCCGCACCCTCGTCGCCGAGGCGCCGTACCCGGCGGTCGTCGTCGAGGGGCGGGACATCACCACCGTGGTGGCTCCCGACGCCCCGGTGCGCATCCTCCTCACGGCTGCGCCCGAGGTGCGCGCCGCACGACGTGCCGGCGAGCTCGCCGGCGAGAACGCCGAGGCCGTCGCGGCCGCACTGCACAAGCGCGACGCATCAGACAGCGCCGTCGTCGACTTCCTGAACGCCGCAGACGGCGTCGAGGTCGTCGATTCGACGGAGCTCGATTTCACACAGACCATCGACGCCGTCCTCGCGGTGATCGAACGAATCCGAGGAGTACACCATGGCTGA
- a CDS encoding prephenate dehydrogenase: MTDTTSAPTGARSSVAPRIAARLSGTVRVVGAGLLGASIGHALRAKGVDVVLADTSPAQLRLAIDYGAGRSAAEDDSPVLVVVAVPPDVTADVIESELSRFPHAVVTDVASVKLEPLHSLQHRGVDLTRYIGSHPLAGRERGGAISARADLFVGRPWVVCRDADTTATDLALVEALALDVGAMPLEMTPEEHDRSVALTSHVPQVVASLLAGRLATADEGALRLSGQGVRDTTRIAASAPELWVQILGANAGPVVEILDALASDLREVSDALRAPEAPGARRVVAETIRQGNDGVERLPGKHGQNQRFESLVVMVDDTAGQLGRLFGELGELGVNVEDLRLEHSPGAQFGLAEISVDPAALHGAITGLQERGWRIAGTTND, translated from the coding sequence GTGACCGATACGACGAGTGCGCCCACGGGGGCTCGGAGTTCTGTCGCGCCACGAATCGCGGCCAGACTCTCGGGAACCGTTCGCGTCGTCGGCGCCGGGCTGCTCGGCGCGAGCATCGGACATGCCCTTCGTGCGAAGGGTGTCGACGTGGTGCTCGCCGACACCTCGCCCGCCCAGCTGCGTCTCGCGATCGACTACGGGGCGGGCCGCTCGGCCGCCGAGGACGATTCGCCGGTGCTGGTCGTGGTCGCCGTGCCGCCGGACGTCACCGCGGATGTCATCGAGTCGGAGCTGAGTCGTTTCCCTCATGCTGTCGTCACCGACGTGGCGAGCGTCAAGCTCGAGCCCCTGCACAGCCTGCAGCACCGTGGCGTCGACCTCACCCGCTACATCGGCTCGCACCCCCTCGCCGGACGCGAGCGCGGCGGAGCGATCTCTGCGCGCGCCGACCTCTTCGTGGGCCGCCCCTGGGTGGTGTGCCGGGATGCCGACACGACCGCCACCGATCTCGCGCTCGTCGAAGCGCTCGCCCTCGATGTCGGAGCGATGCCGCTCGAGATGACTCCCGAGGAGCACGACCGCTCGGTCGCTCTCACCTCCCACGTTCCTCAGGTCGTCGCGAGCCTGCTCGCCGGCCGTCTCGCCACCGCCGACGAGGGTGCGCTGCGCCTCTCCGGCCAGGGCGTCCGCGACACGACGCGTATCGCGGCATCCGCACCCGAACTCTGGGTGCAGATCCTCGGAGCGAACGCCGGGCCCGTGGTCGAGATCCTCGACGCTCTGGCATCCGATCTCCGCGAAGTGTCGGACGCTCTGCGAGCGCCCGAGGCCCCCGGTGCTCGGCGTGTGGTCGCCGAGACGATCCGGCAGGGCAACGACGGCGTCGAACGTCTTCCCGGAAAGCACGGGCAGAACCAGCGATTCGAGTCCCTGGTCGTGATGGTCGACGACACCGCCGGCCAGCTCGGTCGACTGTTCGGCGAACTCGGAGAGCTCGGCGTCAACGTCGAGGACCTCCGTCTCGAGCACTCGCCGGGCGCGCAGTTCGGCCTGGCCGAGATCAGCGTCGACCCTGCTGCGCTGCACGGGGCGATCACCGGACTTCAGGAACGCGGCTGGCGGATTGCAGGTACCACCAATGACTGA
- a CDS encoding NUDIX domain-containing protein — MTVVPPAAGEPRRPDGPRNPGDAWVIAPSGEKYWGRFGAAGLLAVDPERGILLQHRVSWSHFGGTWGLPGGAMHEGESAIVGAVREAQEEAGVPDAAVRPRFTSVLDLDVWSYTTVIADVVRPFDPVISDPESVALEWVPVDEVDARPLHPGFGSAWPALRTLLDVRLSLVVDAANVVGSVPNGWWRDRAGATARLASRLDGLAVPAADLGVGGATWFPEIALVVEGQARGIVTPSSDADAEVPELLPAGGVSIVRAEGAGDEAIVAEVERRTRAGQHVVVISSDRELQNRVDVAGAAQVRSAGWLLSVLPQ, encoded by the coding sequence GTGACTGTCGTACCTCCCGCCGCAGGTGAACCCCGCCGCCCAGATGGGCCGCGAAACCCGGGCGACGCCTGGGTGATCGCCCCCTCGGGGGAGAAGTACTGGGGGCGCTTCGGCGCGGCTGGACTGCTCGCCGTCGATCCGGAACGCGGGATCCTTCTTCAGCACCGGGTGTCCTGGTCGCACTTCGGTGGGACATGGGGGTTGCCTGGCGGCGCCATGCACGAGGGCGAGAGCGCGATCGTGGGCGCAGTGCGCGAGGCGCAGGAAGAGGCCGGGGTTCCGGATGCGGCCGTGCGACCCCGGTTCACCAGCGTGCTCGATCTGGACGTGTGGTCGTACACGACCGTCATCGCCGATGTGGTGCGTCCGTTCGACCCCGTGATCAGTGACCCCGAGAGCGTGGCTCTCGAGTGGGTGCCCGTCGATGAGGTGGACGCACGGCCGTTGCACCCCGGTTTCGGTAGCGCCTGGCCTGCTCTGCGCACCCTGCTCGATGTGCGCCTGTCGCTCGTCGTCGACGCCGCCAACGTGGTCGGCTCTGTGCCGAACGGATGGTGGAGAGATCGTGCCGGTGCGACGGCTCGTCTTGCCTCGCGCCTCGACGGACTCGCTGTGCCCGCGGCCGACCTCGGGGTCGGGGGAGCGACCTGGTTCCCGGAGATCGCTCTCGTCGTCGAGGGACAGGCGCGCGGGATCGTGACTCCGTCGTCGGACGCCGATGCGGAGGTGCCCGAGCTGCTTCCCGCAGGTGGCGTCTCGATCGTCCGCGCCGAGGGGGCCGGAGACGAAGCGATTGTGGCCGAGGTGGAACGTCGAACGCGTGCCGGGCAGCATGTCGTGGTCATCTCGAGCGACCGCGAGCTGCAGAACCGCGTCGACGTAGCGGGCGCGGCGCAAGTGCGCTCGGCGGGCTGGCTGTTGAGCGTGCTCCCGCAATAG
- a CDS encoding HNH endonuclease signature motif containing protein, translating to MTRRTDFDLDLEERCRLLDEWVATRRQIAALEAESYALLVERIGMHDSDVSESPHHREAIYRSMVAEYSAAGHIPKGSVEYAFTDARTLTRTLPAVQAAFSVGSIGERHVREIVRASEIVDDAIRDGRVDAETMSVYEAAVLVVAENDTAPRTKTHARQVAAALVGETVVEQHRRAAAERCVTVKSVGDGLAALTAILPEWVAVAISDRLTQMARHITRTRNEQEPILEPLDEPEGSLYLDDLSPDDPRYESYFDTAVIAADGTFVTDPLAGLIDPMADPSSPDIEHLSGDARTFDQMRADVLADLLLTADPSEATGTGLENISARIQVTVAASTLAGEDDRPAELDGHGPLDPDVARGLAGHRTGWARLFLDAQGLVTETDSYSPTEQMRRFLRARDQHCRFPGCRMPVHRCEIDHNHDHARGGRTRVDNLSHFCTTHHSLKHPDIHERHRWTARQTSDGSLTWTSPLGREYVDPPRRRVMFV from the coding sequence ATGACCCGGCGTACCGACTTCGACCTCGATCTCGAGGAGCGCTGCCGCCTGCTCGACGAATGGGTCGCCACGCGCCGCCAGATCGCTGCGCTCGAGGCCGAGTCCTACGCGCTGCTGGTCGAGCGGATCGGCATGCACGACAGCGACGTCTCGGAGAGCCCGCACCATCGCGAGGCGATCTACCGCTCGATGGTCGCAGAGTACTCCGCGGCCGGTCACATCCCGAAAGGTTCGGTCGAGTACGCCTTCACCGATGCACGCACTCTGACGCGCACGCTCCCGGCCGTGCAGGCCGCCTTCTCTGTCGGGTCGATCGGCGAGCGTCATGTCCGTGAGATCGTGCGAGCGAGCGAGATCGTCGACGACGCCATCCGCGATGGGCGGGTGGACGCCGAGACGATGAGCGTCTACGAGGCTGCCGTTCTGGTGGTCGCTGAGAACGACACGGCACCGAGAACGAAGACCCATGCACGTCAGGTGGCGGCAGCTCTCGTCGGCGAGACCGTCGTCGAGCAGCATCGCCGAGCGGCCGCGGAACGGTGTGTCACCGTCAAGTCCGTCGGCGACGGGCTTGCTGCCCTCACGGCGATCCTGCCCGAGTGGGTCGCGGTGGCGATCTCCGATCGACTCACGCAGATGGCCCGGCACATCACTCGCACCCGCAACGAGCAGGAGCCTATCCTCGAGCCGCTGGACGAACCGGAGGGCTCGCTCTACCTCGACGACCTCTCGCCCGATGATCCCCGATACGAGTCCTACTTCGACACAGCGGTGATCGCTGCCGACGGCACGTTCGTCACCGACCCGCTTGCCGGACTGATCGACCCGATGGCCGACCCCTCGAGCCCTGACATCGAGCACCTCTCCGGCGACGCTCGCACATTCGACCAGATGCGCGCCGATGTGCTGGCTGATCTGCTCCTCACTGCCGATCCGAGCGAAGCGACAGGCACAGGGCTGGAGAACATCTCCGCCCGCATCCAGGTCACCGTCGCTGCAAGCACTCTCGCCGGGGAGGACGATCGTCCCGCTGAACTCGACGGACACGGGCCGCTCGATCCCGACGTCGCGCGGGGACTCGCAGGACATCGCACCGGGTGGGCGCGTCTGTTCCTCGACGCGCAGGGACTGGTCACGGAGACCGACTCCTACTCCCCGACAGAGCAGATGCGGCGGTTCCTCAGAGCGCGCGATCAGCACTGCAGGTTTCCCGGATGCAGGATGCCGGTGCATCGTTGCGAGATCGACCACAACCACGACCACGCCCGTGGTGGACGCACGCGCGTCGACAATCTCAGCCACTTCTGCACGACGCACCACTCGCTCAAGCATCCGGACATCCATGAGCGGCATCGGTGGACGGCGCGCCAGACCTCTGACGGGTCGCTCACGTGGACGAGTCCGCTCGGCCGCGAGTATGTCGACCCACCGCGACGAAGAGTGATGTTCGTCTGA
- a CDS encoding segregation and condensation protein A — MGSDIADTAPPADPGFRVSLSNFDGPFDLLLNLISKHEMDITEVSLSAVTNEFIAYLKELDDDEELDQASEFLVVAATLLDMKVAGLLPQGELVDAEAVALLEARDLLFARLLQYRAFKEVSAWFARCLQREDRRHVRAVRLDEKHRRKTPELVWSLSADDFAALALLAFAPKEIPHVGLDHLHAPLVSIREQAAIVVTLLRAAESVSFRELVAGVSEPGIVVARFISVLELYRHAALSFEQLEPLGELTLRWAADSWSDETLASLGADYDR, encoded by the coding sequence ATCGGCTCAGACATCGCTGACACCGCACCGCCGGCGGATCCCGGGTTCCGCGTCTCCCTGTCGAACTTCGACGGCCCGTTCGACCTTCTGCTGAACCTCATCTCGAAGCACGAGATGGACATCACCGAGGTGTCGCTGAGCGCCGTCACCAACGAGTTCATCGCTTACCTCAAGGAGCTCGACGACGACGAGGAGCTCGATCAGGCGTCCGAGTTCCTGGTGGTCGCAGCGACGCTGCTCGACATGAAGGTGGCGGGACTGCTGCCTCAGGGCGAGCTGGTGGATGCCGAAGCCGTCGCTCTCCTCGAAGCACGTGACCTCCTCTTCGCGCGACTCCTGCAGTACCGCGCCTTCAAAGAGGTCTCGGCGTGGTTCGCCCGATGCCTGCAGCGCGAGGACCGTCGGCACGTGCGTGCTGTCCGGCTGGATGAGAAGCACAGGCGAAAGACCCCCGAGCTCGTGTGGTCGCTCAGCGCGGATGACTTCGCCGCGCTCGCGCTTCTCGCGTTCGCGCCGAAGGAGATCCCGCATGTCGGCCTCGATCACCTGCACGCTCCGCTCGTCAGCATCCGCGAACAGGCCGCGATCGTGGTCACTCTGCTGCGCGCGGCGGAGTCCGTGAGCTTCCGCGAGCTGGTCGCGGGTGTGAGCGAGCCCGGGATCGTGGTCGCGCGGTTCATCTCCGTGCTGGAGCTCTACCGGCACGCCGCACTCTCCTTCGAACAACTGGAACCGCTCGGCGAGCTCACGCTGCGCTGGGCTGCCGACTCCTGGTCGGACGAGACACTGGCATCCCTGGGAGCCGACTATGACCGATGA
- a CDS encoding RNA-binding S4 domain-containing protein, giving the protein MADAARVDSWLWAIRVYKTRSAATTACRAGHVRMNGDKVKAAQHIRVGDELRIRIAGFDRILIVRQLLVKRVGAPLAALAYEDRTPEREPQAALGLRDRGAGRPTKRERRDIDKLRGRGYEDDGIFQG; this is encoded by the coding sequence ATGGCGGATGCAGCACGGGTCGACAGCTGGCTCTGGGCGATCCGCGTCTACAAGACGCGCTCGGCCGCCACCACTGCATGCCGTGCGGGGCATGTGCGCATGAACGGCGACAAAGTGAAGGCTGCTCAGCACATCCGCGTCGGCGACGAACTGCGCATCCGGATCGCCGGATTCGATCGGATTCTCATCGTGCGTCAGCTGCTCGTCAAGCGCGTCGGTGCCCCTCTCGCTGCGCTGGCGTATGAGGATCGCACACCGGAGCGCGAACCGCAGGCGGCTCTCGGACTGCGTGATCGGGGGGCGGGGCGACCCACGAAACGCGAGCGTCGCGACATCGACAAGCTGCGCGGGCGAGGATACGAGGATGACGGCATATTCCAGGGTTGA
- the scpB gene encoding SMC-Scp complex subunit ScpB — translation MTDDTVDAVTEPAVRDTPLSERIEAILLIIDEPIGLVALAAAVGSPVAAVRQTIETLVDDYDGKGHGPRRGFELREVGGGWRLYVREDHDDVVAEFVGGQAPARLSQAALETLAVIAYKQPVTRSQVASIRAVNVDSVVRTLLARGLITELFADSETGAINYGTTDALLQHLGINSLDELPPISPLLDDGADGFDEGTIR, via the coding sequence ATGACCGATGACACCGTTGACGCAGTGACCGAGCCGGCCGTGCGTGACACGCCTCTCTCCGAGCGTATCGAGGCGATCCTGCTGATCATCGACGAGCCGATCGGACTCGTCGCTCTCGCCGCTGCCGTCGGATCACCGGTCGCGGCCGTCCGACAGACGATCGAGACGCTGGTCGACGATTACGACGGCAAGGGTCACGGACCGCGACGGGGTTTCGAGCTGCGTGAGGTCGGCGGGGGGTGGCGCCTGTACGTCCGGGAGGATCACGACGACGTCGTCGCGGAGTTCGTCGGGGGACAAGCGCCGGCGCGACTCTCGCAGGCGGCGCTCGAGACGCTCGCGGTGATCGCCTACAAGCAGCCCGTCACGCGCAGCCAGGTGGCATCTATCCGCGCGGTGAACGTCGACTCCGTCGTGCGGACGCTCCTCGCGCGAGGTCTCATCACCGAGCTGTTCGCGGACTCCGAGACCGGCGCCATCAACTACGGCACGACCGACGCGCTGCTGCAGCACCTGGGCATCAACTCGCTCGACGAGCTGCCCCCCATCTCTCCTCTGCTCGACGACGGCGCGGACGGCTTCGACGAAGGGACCATCCGATGA
- the der gene encoding ribosome biogenesis GTPase Der, translated as MADDEYEGGPDQLAEKMESLDEQLAEARAETLRAGLADYDLDDEDAALLAGITMGEDGIQFFPALPVVAIVGRPNVGKSALVNRILGRREAVVEDTPGVTRDRVTYKAEWADRRFSLVDTGGWEPDARGIDRSVAAQAEVAIDLADIVLFVVDAMVGATSTDEHVVKLLRKSGKPVFLVANKIDDARQEPEAAALWNLGLGEPYPVSAIHGRGVADLLDQLLKKLPDVSAVAKAEIGGPRRVAILGRPNVGKSSLLNKAAGEERVVVNDLAGTTRDPVDEIVELGGKLWRLVDTAGIRRRVHMAQGADFYASLRTSAALEKAEVAVVVLDVSETISEQDVRIIDLVLESGRSLVLAFNKWDRLNDDDLENADRRRYLEREIEQDLAHVAWAPRVNISAKTGRHLDKLVPALETALENWDRRIPTGKFNAFLAELVAEHPHPLRGGKQPRILFGTQASTRPPTFVLFTTGFLDPGYRRFIQRRLRELYEFDGTPIVINMRVREKRQR; from the coding sequence ATGGCTGACGACGAATACGAAGGCGGCCCCGACCAGCTCGCCGAGAAGATGGAGTCGCTCGACGAGCAGCTCGCGGAGGCGCGCGCCGAGACCCTGCGCGCCGGCCTCGCCGACTACGACCTGGACGATGAAGATGCCGCCCTTCTCGCCGGCATCACGATGGGCGAGGACGGGATCCAGTTCTTCCCGGCCCTGCCGGTCGTCGCGATCGTCGGTCGACCGAACGTCGGCAAGTCGGCTCTCGTTAACCGCATCCTCGGTCGTCGTGAGGCGGTCGTCGAGGACACCCCCGGCGTGACCCGCGACCGCGTGACGTACAAGGCCGAGTGGGCCGACCGTCGCTTCTCGCTCGTCGACACGGGCGGCTGGGAGCCCGACGCCCGCGGCATCGACCGCTCGGTCGCCGCGCAGGCGGAGGTCGCGATCGACCTCGCCGACATCGTGCTGTTCGTCGTCGACGCCATGGTCGGCGCCACGTCGACCGATGAGCACGTCGTGAAGCTGCTGCGCAAGAGCGGCAAGCCGGTCTTCCTCGTCGCCAACAAGATCGACGACGCTCGTCAGGAACCTGAGGCTGCGGCTCTCTGGAACCTCGGCCTCGGCGAGCCCTACCCGGTGTCGGCGATCCACGGTCGTGGCGTCGCCGATCTGCTCGACCAGCTGCTGAAGAAGCTGCCGGATGTCTCCGCGGTCGCGAAGGCCGAGATCGGCGGGCCGCGGCGCGTCGCGATCCTCGGTCGACCGAACGTCGGCAAGTCCTCGCTGCTCAACAAGGCGGCCGGCGAAGAGCGCGTGGTCGTGAACGACCTCGCGGGAACCACCCGTGACCCGGTCGATGAGATCGTCGAGCTCGGTGGCAAGCTCTGGCGCCTCGTCGACACCGCCGGCATCCGCCGCCGGGTGCACATGGCGCAGGGTGCTGACTTCTACGCGTCGCTGCGCACGTCCGCTGCTCTCGAGAAGGCGGAGGTCGCGGTCGTCGTCCTCGATGTGTCCGAGACGATCAGCGAGCAGGACGTCCGCATCATCGATCTCGTGCTCGAGTCGGGCCGCTCTCTCGTGCTGGCATTCAACAAGTGGGATCGTCTGAACGACGACGACCTCGAGAACGCCGATCGACGTCGGTACCTCGAGCGTGAGATCGAGCAGGACCTGGCGCACGTCGCCTGGGCACCCCGCGTGAACATCTCGGCCAAGACCGGTCGTCACCTCGACAAGCTCGTGCCGGCGCTCGAGACGGCGCTGGAGAACTGGGACCGTCGCATCCCGACGGGCAAGTTCAACGCCTTCCTCGCAGAGCTCGTCGCCGAGCACCCGCACCCGCTGCGTGGCGGAAAGCAGCCGCGCATCCTGTTCGGCACGCAGGCATCGACGCGTCCGCCGACGTTCGTGCTGTTCACGACGGGATTCCTCGACCCGGGCTACCGCCGCTTCATTCAGCGTCGTCTGCGCGAGCTCTACGAATTCGACGGAACTCCGATCGTCATCAACATGAGGGTCCGCGAGAAGCGCCAGCGCTGA
- a CDS encoding lysoplasmalogenase family protein, with protein MQRRRRSDPLLWAFLPYAAASAAHVALLSVGSPAAGPTKLLLMPLLAVPVFVSVGRAAERSALALTIAALLFSWLGDSAGVFFPAAPEVPLMLLFFGIAHLAYIALFMRHLAARRMPWWALVYAAWWVVMLVFIGPHAGGLLIAVAVYGLVLASTAAAATRCSALVSIGGAFFLASDTLLALRLFLPGSLPDWSSPAIMATYTLGQGLIIAGTLIALRKRDI; from the coding sequence ATGCAGCGACGCCGTCGGTCCGACCCGCTTCTCTGGGCCTTTCTGCCCTATGCGGCGGCATCGGCGGCTCACGTGGCGCTGCTGAGCGTCGGCAGCCCCGCAGCCGGGCCGACGAAGCTCCTGCTCATGCCCTTGCTCGCCGTGCCCGTGTTCGTGTCAGTGGGTCGCGCCGCGGAACGCTCGGCGCTGGCGTTGACCATCGCGGCACTCCTGTTCTCGTGGCTCGGCGACAGCGCAGGGGTGTTCTTCCCGGCGGCGCCAGAAGTGCCTCTGATGCTCCTGTTCTTCGGCATCGCGCATCTGGCATACATCGCGCTCTTCATGCGCCATCTCGCCGCGCGGCGGATGCCGTGGTGGGCGCTCGTCTACGCCGCGTGGTGGGTGGTGATGCTGGTGTTCATCGGTCCGCACGCCGGCGGGCTGCTGATCGCGGTGGCTGTCTACGGTCTCGTCCTCGCGAGCACAGCGGCCGCCGCCACTCGATGCTCTGCGCTCGTGTCGATCGGCGGCGCCTTCTTCCTCGCCAGCGACACTCTCTTGGCTCTTCGGCTCTTCCTGCCCGGTTCCCTGCCGGACTGGAGCAGCCCCGCCATCATGGCCACCTACACGCTCGGGCAGGGTCTGATCATCGCCGGCACCCTGATCGCACTGAGAAAGCGAGACATCTGA